From the genome of Deltaproteobacteria bacterium, one region includes:
- a CDS encoding sulfite exporter TauE/SafE family protein has translation MITILVMYTLVGAVAGVLAGLLGIGGGLVIVPMLIFCFGLQGLPTEQTMQIALGTSMASIIFTAVSSFLAHNRRGAVRWSIVKTITPGILLGTYLGSCLAARVPSDGLKAFFVLFLYYVAGQMLLGKKPKPSREMPGRLGMFGAGNVIGAVSSLVGIGGGSLSVPFMLWGNVPVHHAIGTSAAIGFPIAIAGTLGYIVNGWGATAVPPHSLGFVYLPALAGIVVASVLTAPLGVRLAHALPVGPLKKVFAVLLLVVGTRMLVGLL, from the coding sequence GTACACCCTGGTCGGAGCCGTGGCCGGCGTCCTGGCCGGACTGCTCGGCATCGGCGGCGGCTTGGTCATCGTGCCCATGCTCATCTTCTGCTTCGGCCTCCAGGGACTGCCTACGGAACAGACCATGCAGATCGCCCTGGGCACATCCATGGCCAGCATCATCTTCACGGCCGTGTCCAGCTTCCTGGCCCACAACCGCCGGGGCGCGGTCCGCTGGTCCATTGTCAAAACCATCACCCCGGGCATCCTTCTCGGGACTTACCTGGGTTCTTGCTTGGCCGCCCGCGTTCCTTCCGATGGATTAAAAGCCTTTTTCGTCCTCTTTCTCTACTACGTTGCCGGGCAGATGCTACTTGGAAAGAAGCCCAAGCCCTCACGGGAGATGCCCGGACGACTCGGCATGTTCGGAGCCGGCAACGTCATTGGGGCCGTGTCCAGTCTGGTGGGCATCGGGGGCGGCAGCCTGTCCGTGCCCTTCATGCTCTGGGGCAACGTGCCCGTACACCACGCCATCGGCACCTCGGCTGCCATCGGCTTCCCCATCGCCATCGCCGGGACCCTGGGCTACATCGTCAATGGTTGGGGAGCCACGGCCGTACCGCCGCACTCTCTGGGTTTTGTCTATCTTCCAGCTTTGGCCGGAATCGTCGTGGCCAGCGTTTTGACCGCTCCCCTGGGCGTTCGTCTGGCCCACGCCCTGCCTGTGGGGCCCCTGAAGAAGGTCTTCGCCGTGCTGCTGCTCGTCGTTGGCACCAGAATGCTCGTCGGGCTGCTCTGA